The Solibacillus daqui genome has a segment encoding these proteins:
- a CDS encoding stalk domain-containing protein — protein sequence MKKYLAVLFTAVLAMSLFFVSPSYAAETNKNLVEQKVTVIINGEIISFNDPILNNSGTILLPMRDFYEAIGAEVSWNQIDKIATSERNGQIVELTINSKTAKVNGDNAQLLVAPMIYKNRTYIPMRFVSENSDGQVYWNQENKVVEIILNEDTNDGQSPGAGEEEPAPIIPEEKYILYMNNQRVEMELPPITKDGRMYIAANYFSDYLQDSFSQWVDETSFDLTISGITFNFTDNSNKIYINGELYSGNEKPFIQSGEMYVPVKFIVDSFKNGGSLRYVQEDRTIYISLYDYIMTSDFLEKSYGSLNVPQLVENAALDGNRELFVSDNPEELTPTIIMSANETLAENHVQGVTSTKEHRVYGWHINKLGDRAKIGITIQNTSSSEIQVMNSKGVSQTTSNSWSTFDVGLPLSDAVLTNTLRDAKESKMTIAPGETKIIQSYDIGKNYLLGFTHDFDIRSVTGAAVNYTIRTVISLDSEPKLEAIQTPAVPINEYAAHPRGVWPSSALKVTLPAYTVDSEQVGYNISNGKTDHFLTAENSLDKMNGTVGNPGHFGMSYKVDIPVVNNTGKLKYVVVKITGRGGFYSGAVKMNGRTYLIPTLKPGQEYVQLPVHRSKKMNDVINLEIIHAGGSNLPVAIYVETR from the coding sequence ATGAAAAAATATCTTGCGGTACTGTTTACGGCAGTACTGGCAATGAGTTTGTTCTTTGTAAGTCCAAGCTATGCCGCAGAAACGAATAAAAACTTAGTCGAACAAAAGGTCACAGTAATCATTAATGGAGAAATTATTTCGTTTAATGATCCTATTTTAAATAATAGTGGGACAATTCTTTTACCGATGCGTGATTTTTATGAAGCAATTGGCGCAGAAGTAAGCTGGAATCAAATAGATAAAATAGCGACAAGTGAACGTAATGGTCAAATTGTTGAATTGACAATTAACTCAAAAACGGCAAAAGTGAACGGCGATAATGCGCAATTACTTGTTGCCCCAATGATTTACAAAAATCGTACCTATATTCCAATGCGATTTGTCAGTGAAAATTCAGACGGACAAGTATATTGGAATCAAGAAAACAAAGTAGTAGAAATTATTTTAAACGAAGATACGAATGATGGCCAAAGCCCAGGAGCAGGTGAAGAAGAGCCAGCGCCGATTATACCTGAAGAAAAGTATATTTTATATATGAATAATCAGCGTGTTGAAATGGAATTGCCGCCAATTACAAAAGATGGGCGCATGTATATCGCGGCAAATTATTTCAGTGACTATTTACAGGATAGTTTTAGCCAGTGGGTAGATGAAACGAGCTTCGATCTAACAATTTCAGGTATAACATTTAATTTCACAGACAACAGCAATAAAATTTATATCAATGGAGAGCTGTATTCGGGGAATGAGAAGCCATTTATTCAATCTGGAGAAATGTATGTACCCGTGAAATTTATTGTGGATTCATTTAAAAATGGTGGCTCATTACGCTATGTACAAGAAGATAGAACTATCTATATTTCTTTGTATGACTACATAATGACAAGTGACTTTTTAGAAAAATCATATGGATCATTAAATGTACCACAACTAGTCGAAAATGCAGCATTAGATGGTAATCGTGAGTTATTTGTCAGTGACAACCCTGAGGAATTAACTCCGACAATTATTATGAGTGCCAATGAAACATTAGCTGAAAATCATGTGCAAGGTGTTACTTCGACAAAAGAGCACCGTGTCTATGGTTGGCATATTAACAAACTAGGTGATCGCGCTAAAATCGGGATTACGATTCAAAATACTTCATCTTCTGAAATTCAAGTGATGAATTCTAAAGGTGTGTCACAAACAACAAGCAATAGCTGGAGTACATTCGATGTAGGCTTACCTTTATCAGATGCGGTATTAACTAATACGTTACGCGATGCAAAGGAAAGTAAGATGACCATTGCGCCAGGTGAAACGAAAATCATTCAATCGTATGATATTGGTAAAAATTATTTACTAGGATTTACACATGATTTTGATATCCGTTCGGTAACCGGAGCTGCGGTGAATTATACAATTCGAACAGTAATTAGCTTAGATAGTGAGCCGAAGCTAGAAGCAATTCAAACGCCTGCTGTACCAATTAATGAATATGCAGCCCATCCGCGTGGAGTATGGCCAAGCTCGGCATTAAAGGTAACTTTACCAGCGTATACAGTTGATAGTGAGCAAGTTGGTTATAACATTTCAAACGGAAAAACAGACCATTTCTTAACAGCTGAAAACTCATTAGATAAAATGAATGGCACAGTTGGCAATCCAGGGCATTTTGGTATGTCTTATAAAGTCGATATTCCAGTTGTCAATAACACGGGTAAGCTAAAATATGTTGTTGTTAAAATAACAGGACGCGGCGGCTTTTATAGTGGTGCGGTGAAAATGAATGGGAGAACGTATTTAATCCCAACTTTAAAACCTGGTCAAGAATATGTACAATTACCTGTACACCGTTCGAAAAAAATGAATGATGTCATCAACCTAGAAATCATTCACGCAGGCGGCAGTAATTTGCCAGTCGCAATTTATGTAGAAACGAGATAA
- a CDS encoding S-layer homology domain-containing protein produces MNKKIVTAAVAVVAAQATFFVADSEAAFDEKVTDKKTTVSPGVEYIQEQYQSAETKEVVNFLNIDLNNPYTTLEVGMPDPINSLKTTSAIAKIHNYEGHRVVGATNASYFLGNGLPANLLVNNNVIVNYGILGENANSPTQQPVAFGVTASGQAIADYYTTDLSFTVAGQQFTIDRINTERVTGTTVLYTADKASTSTNNWGLEIVVTGASKSTKSLSFGDSISGTVASVTEYGQSGNSAVPTDGFVISIQDKATAEQLKASLEVGAPIQVDLNIDDKWKNAKFILAAGPLLVKDGQVNISMPTDSSFVKTRSDRTAVAVDATGKKVFLVTVDGRQSGYSNGTSLTDLASYLISKGAKYAINLDGGGSTTMVARTPGQETPSLVNRPSDGSERRVSATLQVINNAPAGTIKAFSITGIPSSMTMETTATADVSLAYDEFLNPAAIQKDQVKWSVEGDIGTLNGTSFTATKVGAGKIVATYNGVRSEFPIKVTKAPEAVEVVDSFDVTSNWAVTTAKATATIVNASKAEPFREGQSSLKLNYDFTTAESGTKAAYAVAQSPITMEGLPKQIGVWVYGDAAKHWLRGSIIDGNGQKHTLDFTQQGKLDWSGWKYVTAEVPQTLALPIKFDRIYVTETNAANQNKGVLYFDQLQAVYKDDYKEPLYTDLKLSHWASSTIEYLNTNELVKGYPNGTFKPESTISRAEAATIIARALGISSTNKVEFDDVKANHFAYGAIAAVSEKGIITGREASKFSPDGKLTRAEMATILKRAYNLSGTAKLPFKDVPSSHWAYDAIATVYSNQLTGGYPDNTFKPNNSITRAEFATFLSKILQK; encoded by the coding sequence GTGAACAAAAAAATTGTGACCGCTGCTGTGGCAGTAGTCGCTGCGCAGGCTACGTTTTTTGTAGCAGATAGCGAAGCGGCATTTGACGAAAAAGTAACGGATAAAAAAACAACCGTTTCACCAGGTGTAGAGTACATACAAGAACAATATCAATCAGCAGAAACAAAAGAGGTTGTCAACTTTTTAAATATCGATTTAAACAATCCCTACACCACATTAGAAGTGGGTATGCCAGACCCAATCAATTCCTTAAAAACAACTTCTGCTATTGCGAAAATACATAATTATGAAGGACATAGAGTAGTAGGCGCAACTAACGCGTCATATTTCCTAGGCAATGGATTACCAGCAAATTTATTAGTGAATAATAATGTTATTGTCAATTATGGTATTTTAGGTGAAAACGCAAACAGCCCAACTCAGCAGCCGGTAGCATTTGGTGTAACGGCTTCGGGTCAAGCAATTGCCGATTATTATACAACGGATTTATCCTTTACGGTTGCAGGTCAACAATTTACGATAGACCGCATTAATACGGAGCGTGTCACAGGGACAACGGTGCTATATACGGCTGATAAGGCTTCAACAAGCACCAATAACTGGGGGCTAGAAATTGTCGTGACGGGTGCTTCAAAAAGCACGAAATCATTAAGCTTTGGCGATTCAATATCAGGTACAGTCGCAAGTGTGACGGAATACGGTCAATCCGGTAACTCCGCTGTACCAACGGATGGTTTTGTAATTTCAATCCAAGATAAAGCAACTGCCGAGCAATTAAAGGCATCACTTGAAGTAGGTGCACCAATTCAAGTCGATTTGAATATTGATGATAAATGGAAAAATGCAAAATTCATTTTAGCGGCGGGTCCATTATTAGTAAAAGATGGGCAAGTAAATATTTCGATGCCGACCGATTCGTCATTTGTCAAAACACGTAGCGACCGTACAGCAGTTGCGGTAGATGCTACAGGGAAAAAGGTGTTTTTAGTAACGGTTGATGGGCGTCAAAGCGGCTATAGTAATGGTACGTCTTTAACAGACTTAGCCTCTTATTTAATTTCAAAAGGGGCAAAATATGCGATTAACCTAGATGGTGGAGGTTCTACGACAATGGTTGCGCGTACACCAGGTCAAGAGACGCCTTCGCTTGTGAATCGACCTTCTGATGGGAGCGAGCGCCGAGTTTCTGCTACGCTTCAAGTAATTAATAACGCGCCTGCTGGAACTATAAAAGCCTTTTCAATTACAGGCATTCCAAGCTCAATGACGATGGAAACAACAGCAACAGCAGATGTGTCATTAGCCTATGATGAATTTTTAAATCCGGCTGCCATTCAAAAAGATCAGGTGAAGTGGTCTGTAGAAGGGGATATCGGTACATTAAATGGGACAAGCTTTACGGCAACAAAAGTAGGCGCTGGCAAAATTGTCGCTACTTATAATGGTGTACGTTCCGAGTTTCCTATAAAAGTGACAAAAGCTCCGGAAGCAGTTGAAGTGGTGGATTCATTTGACGTTACTTCGAATTGGGCTGTTACGACAGCAAAAGCTACGGCTACCATTGTGAATGCTTCAAAAGCTGAACCGTTCCGCGAAGGTCAGTCATCATTAAAGCTTAACTATGATTTCACAACGGCAGAATCAGGCACGAAAGCGGCATATGCTGTAGCACAATCACCAATTACTATGGAAGGTTTGCCGAAACAAATCGGTGTTTGGGTATACGGGGATGCGGCGAAGCATTGGTTGCGCGGTTCAATTATTGATGGCAATGGACAAAAGCATACTCTTGATTTCACACAACAAGGCAAGCTAGATTGGTCAGGCTGGAAGTACGTAACGGCTGAAGTTCCACAAACATTAGCATTACCGATAAAATTCGACCGTATTTATGTGACAGAGACTAATGCAGCTAATCAAAATAAAGGCGTGCTTTATTTCGATCAATTACAAGCGGTTTATAAGGACGATTACAAAGAGCCATTATATACAGACTTAAAATTATCTCACTGGGCAAGCTCGACGATCGAATATTTAAATACAAATGAATTAGTAAAAGGCTATCCAAACGGAACATTCAAGCCGGAAAGTACCATTTCTAGAGCGGAGGCAGCAACAATTATCGCACGTGCACTAGGAATTTCATCTACCAATAAGGTTGAATTTGATGATGTGAAGGCGAATCACTTTGCATACGGCGCGATTGCAGCCGTATCAGAAAAGGGAATAATAACAGGTCGTGAAGCAAGTAAATTCAGTCCAGATGGTAAGCTAACTCGTGCTGAAATGGCGACAATATTAAAACGTGCCTACAATTTATCGGGCACAGCGAAGTTACCATTTAAGGATGTGCCAAGTTCTCACTGGGCATATGATGCGATTGCAACCGTGTATTCAAATCAATTAACAGGCGGCTACCCGGATAATACCTTTAAACCAAATAACAGTATCACGCGTGCCGAATTCGCAACATTCCTATCAAAAATTTTGCAAAAATAA
- a CDS encoding S-layer homology domain-containing protein: MQFNKKFSPFAAAFLVVPVTAAFVIDAPATAATENPYTDVATKDVHYDAIVNLTEQGIISGVSKTQFQSTKAATRGEAALYIANALKLNTTSVTNPNFIDLSTSSSYYGAVAALNELNIIGGYTDGTFRPDGTLKRSEIAKMLTLAFELEMSTITKTKFADVNTITDINMKRYIQTLVDYGITTGTTATTFSPYGTLTRGQLATFLQRSINAASDEFKIISIE; the protein is encoded by the coding sequence ATGCAATTTAATAAAAAATTTAGTCCGTTTGCAGCTGCTTTTTTAGTAGTGCCTGTAACGGCTGCATTTGTTATCGATGCGCCAGCCACTGCCGCTACCGAAAATCCTTACACGGATGTAGCAACAAAAGACGTACACTACGACGCGATTGTTAACTTAACAGAGCAAGGAATTATTTCAGGTGTATCGAAAACGCAATTTCAGTCAACAAAGGCTGCAACACGCGGAGAAGCTGCATTATATATTGCTAACGCATTAAAATTAAATACAACATCGGTGACGAATCCAAATTTCATAGATTTATCTACAAGTAGCTCATATTATGGAGCGGTAGCTGCATTAAACGAATTAAACATCATTGGTGGCTATACAGATGGTACATTCCGTCCGGATGGCACATTAAAACGGTCTGAAATTGCGAAAATGTTAACGTTAGCTTTTGAACTAGAAATGTCAACGATTACAAAAACGAAATTTGCAGATGTAAATACAATTACAGATATAAATATGAAGCGTTATATTCAAACGCTTGTTGATTATGGGATTACTACAGGAACTACAGCAACTACATTTAGCCCATACGGTACGTTAACACGTGGCCAACTAGCGACTTTTTTACAACGCTCAATCAATGCAGCATCAGATGAATTTAAAATTATTAGTATTGAATAA
- a CDS encoding N-acetylmuramoyl-L-alanine amidase produces the protein MHIKKISLLFFIFMISFFTIHSSKTQAASISFTDVSSKNPAYGEIMYLVNLGVLEGSFENGKRVFKPTEQVTRGQAAKMVVVAAGKTPLVVEKSSFTDIDVKTNAALSGYVEQAVQLGYFSEYSPGKFEPKIPLTRTEMSKVLSLAFNLNVDQTANLTIPFTDVAKSDPYYKYISSIYYNGITNGTHNSTKYSANEPVTRAQFSSFVARAASDTYRLKLPVQDVSNTNPDPTKAIGKVFVTVDGLNIRSSATSTNQSNIVGKANTGKEFSVYEDQGYWLKVAYNGKMAFVAKEFTKTAEQLEQELEQEQEIEQEVEQAEDNSNPQETPDAEENNEEQPNEQPSTVGIATINDLVIREKNDAASKSLGKISRGTVVDVQSINGAWVEVSYNGINGFIEKRFIRLKNNEDSPVKNRIIVLDPGHGGKDVGAINEISKTTEKSIVLKVTTLVKEKLAADGAIVHMTRIDDTYPSLDDRILFAKDKYGEMFISIHVNSSDNKSASGTETYYSVSSNVNEKEDQVLATNINNLIVKNANMRDRGVKRADFKVIKGLTIPAVLVELGFIKNDQDHAKLIDDTYVEIFADSIYQGIVEYYAR, from the coding sequence GTGCACATAAAAAAAATCAGCTTGCTGTTTTTCATTTTTATGATTTCTTTTTTTACAATTCATAGCTCAAAAACACAAGCAGCATCTATTTCATTTACAGATGTATCTTCAAAGAATCCAGCATATGGAGAAATTATGTACCTCGTAAATTTAGGGGTGTTGGAAGGCTCCTTTGAAAATGGGAAGCGTGTATTTAAGCCAACTGAACAAGTGACACGTGGACAAGCAGCAAAAATGGTCGTAGTGGCAGCAGGAAAAACGCCATTAGTCGTTGAGAAATCTTCGTTCACAGATATTGATGTAAAAACCAATGCAGCATTATCAGGCTACGTTGAACAAGCAGTGCAGCTTGGTTATTTCAGTGAGTATTCTCCAGGCAAATTTGAACCAAAAATTCCACTAACTCGTACTGAAATGAGTAAAGTGCTTTCATTAGCATTCAATTTAAATGTAGACCAAACAGCCAATTTAACAATACCATTTACGGATGTTGCCAAAAGCGATCCATACTATAAATATATTTCCTCAATTTACTACAACGGGATTACTAATGGAACACATAATTCCACAAAATACAGTGCCAATGAACCGGTAACGAGAGCGCAATTTTCATCATTTGTTGCGCGTGCAGCATCAGATACATACCGATTAAAATTACCGGTACAGGATGTATCTAATACGAATCCAGATCCTACAAAAGCGATTGGTAAAGTTTTTGTTACGGTGGACGGGTTAAATATTCGTTCTTCTGCTACAAGTACCAATCAATCGAATATTGTAGGGAAAGCCAATACAGGGAAAGAGTTTTCAGTTTATGAAGATCAAGGTTATTGGTTGAAGGTCGCATATAACGGAAAAATGGCTTTTGTGGCGAAGGAATTTACGAAAACGGCTGAGCAGCTAGAGCAAGAATTAGAGCAGGAACAAGAAATAGAGCAAGAGGTAGAACAAGCCGAAGATAATTCTAATCCACAAGAAACACCTGATGCTGAAGAAAATAACGAAGAACAACCTAATGAGCAGCCTAGTACAGTAGGGATAGCTACAATCAATGATTTAGTTATTCGTGAAAAGAACGATGCAGCTTCCAAATCGTTAGGGAAGATCAGTCGTGGAACAGTAGTGGATGTTCAGTCGATTAACGGAGCATGGGTTGAAGTATCGTATAATGGGATAAATGGCTTTATTGAAAAACGCTTTATACGATTAAAAAATAACGAAGATAGCCCAGTAAAAAACCGAATTATTGTACTCGATCCGGGCCATGGTGGTAAAGATGTAGGGGCAATAAACGAAATATCAAAAACAACAGAAAAATCAATTGTATTAAAAGTAACGACTTTAGTGAAAGAAAAGCTAGCTGCAGATGGGGCAATTGTGCATATGACACGTATAGATGATACGTATCCATCATTGGATGACCGTATCCTATTCGCTAAAGATAAATATGGTGAAATGTTTATTAGTATTCATGTTAATAGTTCTGACAATAAATCAGCAAGTGGAACTGAAACCTACTACAGCGTTTCTTCAAACGTGAATGAAAAAGAAGATCAAGTATTGGCGACAAATATCAATAATCTAATTGTAAAAAACGCAAATATGAGAGATCGTGGAGTAAAACGTGCTGATTTTAAAGTCATTAAAGGCTTAACAATTCCTGCCGTATTAGTGGAATTAGGCTTTATTAAAAATGATCAGGATCATGCAAAGTTAATAGACGATACATACGTCGAAATTTTTGCAGATTCGATTTATCAAGGCATCGTTGAATACTATGCGAGATAA
- a CDS encoding S-layer homology domain-containing protein → MKKILLASSFAVLFWGSVQTQSLAATTSFSDVPAKHWAATTIYDFVAKGYMQGYEDGTFKPNQTTTRGEAAVIIARTMGIDLTTDFKPSFQDVPETHPYYKQISKLTELGVLQDSYFFYPNAQLKRSEISKMIALAYGIEVDNQNKSGFKDLSKNFWAKDYIESLADVSIVQGITASKFEPNQYVTRAQIALLTKRGMAFKGQLEKKDVIYDFLQKDYISTVNHYKNWETKIFSLINDIRLKNNLSKLSIDQDLTQISIIKAKDMVKRNYFEHYSPFYGNPWDLATLFDYEYISFGENIARNFTSAQATVDAWMKSPKHRANILNSQYEYMGIGIEKTKSGKYYIVQHFSAK, encoded by the coding sequence GTGAAAAAAATATTATTAGCTAGCTCATTTGCGGTATTATTTTGGGGGAGTGTGCAAACACAGAGTTTAGCAGCGACAACCTCTTTTAGTGATGTACCTGCAAAGCATTGGGCGGCTACTACTATATATGATTTTGTCGCAAAAGGGTATATGCAGGGCTACGAAGATGGCACATTCAAGCCAAATCAAACAACTACACGTGGGGAAGCGGCTGTTATCATTGCACGAACGATGGGCATTGATTTAACGACGGACTTTAAGCCAAGCTTTCAAGATGTTCCAGAAACGCATCCATATTATAAACAAATAAGTAAATTAACTGAATTAGGCGTGTTACAGGATAGTTACTTTTTTTATCCAAATGCCCAATTAAAGCGTTCAGAAATATCGAAAATGATTGCACTTGCATATGGGATCGAAGTGGACAATCAAAACAAATCGGGATTCAAAGATTTGTCTAAAAATTTTTGGGCAAAAGATTATATTGAATCATTAGCTGATGTGTCAATCGTTCAGGGGATAACTGCCAGTAAATTTGAACCAAATCAATATGTAACACGTGCACAAATCGCATTACTGACAAAGCGCGGCATGGCATTTAAAGGACAGCTCGAAAAGAAAGACGTAATCTATGATTTTTTACAAAAAGATTATATTTCAACGGTTAACCATTATAAAAATTGGGAAACTAAAATTTTTTCTCTCATAAATGATATTCGTTTAAAGAATAATTTGTCGAAGCTATCAATCGATCAGGACTTAACACAGATTTCGATTATAAAAGCAAAGGATATGGTGAAACGCAATTATTTTGAGCATTATTCACCATTCTATGGGAACCCATGGGATTTAGCGACGTTATTTGATTATGAATATATTAGTTTTGGGGAAAATATTGCTCGGAATTTTACGTCAGCACAAGCAACTGTCGATGCGTGGATGAAATCACCAAAGCACCGTGCCAATATATTAAATAGTCAATATGAGTATATGGGCATCGGAATCGAGAAAACAAAAAGTGGAAAATATTACATAGTTCAACATTTTTCTGCTAAATAA
- a CDS encoding C40 family peptidase codes for MKKKILLPIFAAFMIFAGTATTTNNSAEAASISELTATASKYIGVPYVYGGTTAQGLDCSGYTKLVFKQLGYTLNRTAAMQYKQGTSVSKANLQAGDLVFFNTSGGVSHVGISLGGTKFIHAGVSTGVTEADINTAYWSKRYVGAKRVTTFGENTTVAAGESKKEEVKDAAIDFTVYASRGEVALQLAEALGLDTSDTTSVFPDVKSSSKFAGAAKALYELGVFTGDENGKFNPGSPFTRAQMAKVLVAAYKLELQEQQLSFTDVPASHWASNDISILASNGITKGLGDGTFGVSNNVKLVDLAAFIERAQNK; via the coding sequence GTGAAGAAAAAAATTTTACTGCCGATTTTCGCAGCATTTATGATTTTTGCTGGAACGGCTACTACAACAAACAATTCTGCAGAGGCAGCATCAATTTCAGAATTAACAGCAACAGCTTCTAAATATATCGGTGTACCATATGTATACGGAGGAACAACAGCTCAAGGGCTAGATTGTTCAGGTTATACAAAACTAGTATTTAAACAATTAGGCTATACATTAAACCGTACAGCTGCGATGCAATATAAACAAGGTACTTCAGTTTCAAAGGCAAACTTACAAGCAGGGGATTTAGTATTCTTTAATACATCTGGTGGCGTTTCACATGTAGGTATTTCATTAGGTGGAACTAAATTTATCCATGCTGGTGTAAGTACAGGCGTTACAGAGGCTGACATTAACACAGCATACTGGAGCAAGCGCTATGTTGGTGCCAAGCGTGTAACAACTTTTGGTGAAAATACAACTGTAGCAGCTGGTGAATCGAAAAAAGAGGAAGTAAAAGACGCTGCAATTGATTTTACTGTATATGCTTCACGTGGTGAAGTAGCATTACAATTAGCTGAAGCATTAGGTCTTGATACATCAGATACAACTTCTGTATTCCCAGATGTAAAATCGTCTTCAAAATTTGCAGGGGCAGCGAAGGCATTATATGAGTTAGGTGTTTTCACTGGTGATGAAAACGGTAAATTTAATCCTGGTTCACCATTTACACGAGCTCAAATGGCAAAAGTCTTAGTTGCTGCATATAAGTTAGAGTTACAAGAACAACAATTAAGCTTTACAGACGTACCAGCTTCACACTGGGCTTCAAATGATATCTCGATTTTAGCTTCAAATGGCATTACAAAAGGTTTAGGTGATGGCACATTCGGTGTGAGTAATAATGTAAAACTAGTAGACTTAGCTGCATTTATCGAGCGCGCTCAAAATAAATAA
- a CDS encoding S-layer homology domain-containing protein produces MIKKIFSFGITLLMIISFSILSPSFANANDIDNHPMVHELTYWSNLNVIRPDANGNYNPNRAVTRGEFASYITRALNLPESSTHTFKDLKAGQTLTNEIQAAAGAGILSGYPDGTFRPNDKITREQMSALLLRTLTYGKVPLNGAPLTFKDNDKIRNEFKPAVATNVYYNIIRGSQTAKGIYFEPKGSATIAQAAAFLYRMQTIIDQYSENSEEPPVTPPVDASNYYIGKINNGVVTKNPTSYYSYEQAVEAQKAANLNLIFKGEKIINMPAGIASAADTTANTVTIYSDPNFKTVLTGAVEGSEFKYYASTDKYAVVRLADTKGYAKMDEITLTPSSLLNGKSSYYFVLDGILHHNTFNHITQKYYGAYTIGPAPSFMKTGVNYYSQDGVNFYSDFLLTAKVGTYYPYFQFASIRQHTNYTAEELDNIIMTLLTERQVLPGYENVLTDSRLIGLGTLLKEVEATYNINALFILATAIHESNYGISENALKKNNIFGIKVYDSNTALGTTFASRDDSVRAFINQYTNLNYVPQSGGYANGASPGNKTSGMNVRYASDPFWGSKIAGHMYRIDNRLGKKDSQSSQLAFVVNNGDLVNTRAEATTDSEKVFTYKAKNVGETKTFGYPVVIVDETQAADGYVWYKIISDANPPSRYVWVRSDLVTKFQAN; encoded by the coding sequence GTGATAAAAAAAATATTTAGCTTCGGTATAACATTATTAATGATCATATCATTTTCAATTCTGTCACCTTCATTTGCTAATGCTAATGATATTGACAACCATCCCATGGTACATGAATTGACATATTGGTCTAATTTAAATGTTATTCGACCTGACGCTAATGGAAATTACAATCCGAATCGTGCTGTAACTCGTGGCGAATTCGCTTCATATATTACACGCGCACTTAATTTACCAGAATCATCCACGCATACATTTAAAGATTTAAAGGCCGGTCAAACATTAACAAATGAAATTCAAGCAGCTGCTGGGGCAGGTATTTTAAGCGGCTATCCTGATGGAACTTTCCGCCCGAATGACAAAATTACACGCGAACAAATGTCAGCACTATTATTACGTACACTAACGTACGGAAAGGTCCCACTAAATGGGGCACCTCTTACGTTTAAAGACAATGATAAAATCCGAAATGAATTTAAACCAGCTGTTGCCACAAACGTATACTACAATATTATTCGTGGGTCACAAACGGCTAAAGGGATTTACTTCGAGCCTAAGGGTTCCGCTACAATTGCTCAAGCTGCAGCGTTTTTATATCGTATGCAAACAATAATTGACCAGTATAGTGAAAATAGTGAAGAACCACCTGTAACACCACCTGTGGATGCATCAAATTACTATATCGGTAAAATTAACAATGGTGTTGTGACAAAAAACCCAACAAGCTATTATTCCTACGAACAAGCAGTTGAAGCTCAAAAGGCAGCTAACTTAAACCTAATCTTTAAAGGCGAAAAAATCATTAACATGCCCGCTGGTATTGCATCAGCAGCTGATACAACAGCCAATACGGTTACAATTTACTCAGACCCAAACTTTAAAACTGTACTAACTGGTGCTGTTGAAGGAAGCGAGTTTAAATATTACGCTAGTACCGATAAATACGCCGTTGTCCGCTTAGCCGATACAAAGGGCTATGCTAAAATGGACGAGATTACATTAACTCCTTCTAGCTTGTTAAATGGAAAATCTTCGTATTACTTTGTTTTAGATGGGATCTTACATCACAACACATTCAACCATATTACACAAAAATATTATGGTGCCTATACAATAGGACCTGCACCAAGCTTTATGAAAACAGGCGTGAATTATTATAGCCAAGACGGTGTCAATTTCTATAGTGACTTTTTATTAACGGCAAAAGTCGGAACATACTACCCGTATTTCCAATTTGCCTCAATTCGCCAACATACAAATTACACGGCAGAAGAGCTTGATAACATTATTATGACGCTATTAACTGAACGCCAAGTTCTACCAGGCTATGAAAATGTACTAACCGATTCACGACTAATCGGTCTAGGTACCTTATTAAAAGAAGTTGAAGCAACATATAACATTAATGCCCTTTTCATCCTAGCAACTGCTATCCATGAAAGTAACTATGGAATAAGTGAAAATGCATTGAAAAAGAATAATATTTTCGGTATCAAAGTGTATGATTCTAACACTGCACTAGGTACAACATTTGCCTCACGCGACGATAGTGTACGTGCCTTTATCAATCAATATACAAATCTAAACTATGTGCCACAGTCTGGTGGTTATGCAAACGGAGCATCTCCAGGAAATAAGACTTCTGGCATGAATGTCCGCTATGCTTCAGATCCATTCTGGGGTAGTAAAATTGCTGGCCATATGTATCGTATCGACAATCGTTTAGGTAAAAAAGATTCCCAATCATCTCAACTAGCATTCGTTGTTAATAATGGTGATTTAGTTAATACACGTGCGGAGGCTACAACTGACTCTGAAAAAGTATTTACATATAAAGCAAAAAATGTTGGGGAAACGAAGACTTTCGGTTATCCTGTAGTAATCGTTGATGAAACACAAGCTGCTGATGGCTATGTATGGTACAAAATTATTTCAGATGCCAATCCACCAAGCCGCTACGTATGGGTACGCTCAGACTTAGTAACAAAATTCCAAGCAAATTAA